CATCGAAGTCGACGATCCGAACGCCGAGGCGGCGTTGATCAACGACGCCCTGGCCGCTCGTCGCGCCTGACACGCGGCCCGACCCGCCGGTCGCGCGCCAGGGGCCCTTCGTCGCTCACACGCCGCGATGACCTCCCGCGCCGCGACTTCTTCTCCGCGCGCGATTCGTCGCGGCCGCGGAAGCCGGCGGAAGCGCTTGCATTCCCGATCGGTTGGACGTAGAAAGCGAACACCAGAGCTTGCGGCTGGGCGCGGCCGGAGCGCGAACATGATCGATCCTGATTTGAAGATTCGAAGGTGCTCGGGGCCGACGGGTAATACCATAATCCCCGAATGGTGACCGCCATAAGGTGATAACAGAGTTGTGTCGATTACTACCGGGAGCGGTTTATAGGCGACAGTTGTCACGCGGCGTAATGGACATGCGATTCGAGAAAGTAGCTCATTACGAGGTTGGGCTGGCGTTGGGTCGACCGCGGGTATCCCCGAACGTCGCCCATCAACTCGGTCTTGTTCGAGGCGCGCCTTCGACCGAGGGCGTTGCTCTTCACGTCTTGGTTGAGCATTTCGTCGGGGTTCAATTCCGGGCTGTAGCTCGGGAGAAAGAACATCCGGATTTTGGCTTCGTGCTTGCGGAGCCAACGCTGGACACTCGCAGCGCGGTGTACCGGATGGCGATCGACGATCAAGAAGATCCGCTGCTTCACATGCCGGACGAGGCGCTTGAGGAATCGCAGGAACACCTTCACCCGGAACCCCTTCTCGAACACCATGAAGGCGAGGCGACCGCGATTCGTGATCGTCGAAATCATGTTGCAGCGAAATCGCTGGCCGGTTCCCAGAATCACAGGCGTCGTCCCGCGACGGCCGTAGGTACGGCCGACCTGGTGATCCGATCGCAGCCCCATCTCGTCGCCCCAGTGGATTTCGGCCCCAAAACGCTTGGCGTCGCGCTCGATCGTCGGATACTCCATCTGAAGCCAATGGCGCACTTCCGCGGGGTTCTGTTCGAAGGCCCGTCGAACCGGTTTCTGCGGGGTCATCCCCCACGCCTTCAAGTACCGACCCACCGTCCAGACCGAAACCTCCACCCCGAACTCGTTCTTCAGCAACTGTTGGACCGCCTCCCGCGTCCACAGCGCGAACGGAAGCCGGAGCTGGTCCGGGCCCTTTCCGACGATCCATCGGATCGCCCGAGACCGATCTGCCGCCACGAGGCGAGGTCGAGCCGGTCGCCCTCGCTTCCGACCCGCCAGCCCCTTCGAACCGTGTTCTTCGTGGAGCCGCGAC
This is a stretch of genomic DNA from Terriglobia bacterium. It encodes these proteins:
- a CDS encoding IS630 family transposase, whose amino-acid sequence is MQIKDARSLSSSAQEDLRKRVIRAVRGGMRQVEAASVFKVSRASVNKWSRLHEEHGSKGLAGRKRGRPARPRLVAADRSRAIRWIVGKGPDQLRLPFALWTREAVQQLLKNEFGVEVSVWTVGRYLKAWGMTPQKPVRRAFEQNPAEVRHWLQMEYPTIERDAKRFGAEIHWGDEMGLRSDHQVGRTYGRRGTTPVILGTGQRFRCNMISTITNRGRLAFMVFEKGFRVKVFLRFLKRLVRHVKQRIFLIVDRHPVHRAASVQRWLRKHEAKIRMFFLPSYSPELNPDEMLNQDVKSNALGRRRASNKTELMGDVRGYPRSTQRQPNLVMSYFLESHVHYAA